In the genome of Campylobacter sp. MG1, one region contains:
- a CDS encoding major outer membrane protein, producing MKLVKLSLAAVVAAGSFSFANAVALDEAIQNVDLSGYLRYRYETITHKSDGDVYYKDKQNHQLRGHLKLTADIADNFKATAVFRYDTKEYSYGDEARADVDSTFKVREGYLTYNNYDTSVNLGRMEVGSIWTDDLVGNGVKVVNNSIEGLTFAAYMFDNFDTSSSDLIGEHLLDGSVTFDDKGNLIYNSFGLMNKQIIKDIEVSVYNTALSTTNKLIKDGLPIKPGMEDAFAKTIVLPSILNNAATMNKINNLVVYGNLTSLNSMLYSNNLYGIAVMGSFAPVDAQLWLSYLNNVGTLYALDLAANFGDKDSVAYNIHAQYAGNSLKNDVKEYIGFANGNFYGIEAGVNAYGFDGSLGYVGFGKKDKWTINTLHNKGRLINSGELIMDKLMTASIGKSDFVFAELGYTYADVRFGVDVIYGKNKISVSSFDMKRKLFEVTPRLSYKYSDKLEFSSFYAMSKTKVQFDKRPSDNYSTRTDKIRLEAKYTF from the coding sequence ATGAAATTAGTTAAATTAAGTTTAGCTGCTGTTGTAGCTGCAGGTTCTTTTTCTTTTGCTAACGCTGTTGCATTAGATGAAGCTATTCAAAATGTTGATTTATCAGGTTACTTAAGATATAGATATGAGACTATTACGCATAAATCAGATGGAGATGTATATTATAAAGATAAACAAAACCATCAATTAAGAGGTCATTTAAAATTAACAGCTGATATTGCTGATAATTTTAAAGCTACAGCTGTATTTAGATATGATACTAAAGAATATTCTTATGGCGATGAGGCTAGAGCTGATGTTGATTCAACTTTTAAAGTAAGAGAAGGGTATTTGACATATAATAATTATGATACTTCTGTTAATTTAGGTAGAATGGAAGTTGGTTCAATTTGGACTGATGATTTAGTAGGTAATGGTGTTAAAGTTGTAAATAATAGCATAGAAGGTCTAACATTTGCTGCTTATATGTTTGATAATTTTGATACATCTTCAAGTGATTTAATAGGCGAGCATTTATTGGATGGATCTGTTACTTTTGATGATAAAGGAAATCTTATATATAATAGTTTTGGGCTAATGAATAAACAAATTATTAAAGATATAGAAGTAAGTGTTTATAATACGGCTTTAAGTACAACAAATAAATTGATAAAGGATGGTTTGCCTATAAAACCTGGTATGGAAGATGCCTTTGCAAAAACAATTGTTTTACCAAGCATATTAAATAATGCAGCTACTATGAATAAAATTAATAACTTGGTAGTTTATGGTAATTTAACCAGCTTAAATTCTATGCTTTACAGCAATAATTTATATGGTATAGCTGTTATGGGTAGTTTTGCTCCAGTTGATGCACAATTATGGTTGTCTTATTTAAATAATGTAGGAACACTTTATGCATTAGATTTAGCAGCTAATTTTGGCGATAAAGATAGCGTAGCATATAATATCCACGCTCAATATGCAGGTAATAGTCTAAAAAATGATGTTAAAGAATATATAGGTTTTGCTAATGGTAATTTCTATGGTATTGAAGCTGGTGTTAATGCTTATGGATTTGATGGTAGTTTAGGTTATGTAGGATTTGGTAAGAAAGATAAATGGACTATCAATACTCTACATAATAAAGGTCGCTTGATTAATTCAGGTGAATTAATTATGGATAAATTAATGACTGCAAGTATAGGTAAGAGTGATTTTGTTTTTGCTGAGTTAGGCTATACTTATGCTGATGTTAGATTTGGCGTAGATGTTATTTATGGAAAAAATAAAATTTCTGTTTCATCTTTTGATATGAAACGAAAATTATTTGAAGTTACTCCAAGATTATCATATAAATATAGCGACAAGCTAGAATTCTCATCATTCTATGCTATGAGTAAGACTAAGGTGCAATTTGATAAAAGACCTAGTGATAATTACAGCACGAGAACTGATAAAATCAGACTTGAAGCAAAATATACATTCTAA
- a CDS encoding major outer membrane protein, with the protein MKLVKLSLAAVVAAGSFSFANAVALDEAIQNVDLSGYLRYRYDSKTTKRGDAKVRNDAQVHKYKAKLNFAADIADNFKANVGLLYGETGERSWKNTKDDEARANVGEGFAVQEAYLSYTNFDTTFQFGRLLVGSIWTDDLYANGLKVLNNSVEGLTLAAYVFDNYSDDEDFVFNDDKYKDIRDNNIYGIAAIGSFAPVDAQLWVAYMNKVGTFYALDLAANLGDKDDFAYRIHAQYAGNSLKGDLKDSLGAANGNFYGIEAGFDAFGADFNVGYIGYGKKGKLSVSSIEDQGQLMTAGEVAMDYKNTKYTASVGKKDFVFGTLGYTYADVRFGVDLVYGTNNNDKDVKEKYFEVVPRLSYKYSDKLSFSSFYSYTTIKNFDWKDGDKEKVKKIRLEAKYTF; encoded by the coding sequence ATGAAATTAGTTAAATTAAGTTTAGCTGCTGTTGTAGCTGCAGGTTCTTTTTCTTTTGCTAACGCTGTTGCATTAGATGAAGCTATTCAAAATGTTGATTTATCAGGTTACTTAAGATATAGATATGATTCTAAAACAACAAAAAGAGGTGATGCTAAAGTTCGTAACGATGCTCAAGTACATAAATATAAAGCAAAATTAAATTTTGCAGCTGACATTGCTGATAATTTTAAAGCTAATGTTGGTTTATTATATGGTGAGACAGGAGAACGCTCATGGAAGAATACAAAAGATGATGAAGCAAGAGCTAATGTAGGTGAAGGATTTGCAGTTCAAGAAGCATACCTAAGCTATACAAATTTTGATACAACTTTCCAATTCGGTAGATTATTAGTAGGTTCAATCTGGACTGATGATTTATATGCTAACGGATTAAAAGTATTAAACAATAGCGTTGAAGGTTTAACTTTAGCTGCTTATGTATTTGATAACTATAGTGATGATGAGGATTTTGTATTTAACGATGACAAATATAAAGATATAAGAGATAATAATATCTATGGTATCGCTGCAATCGGTAGCTTTGCTCCAGTTGATGCACAACTATGGGTAGCTTATATGAATAAAGTTGGAACATTCTATGCTTTAGATTTAGCAGCTAACTTAGGTGATAAAGATGATTTTGCTTATAGAATTCACGCTCAATATGCTGGTAATAGCTTGAAAGGTGATTTAAAAGACTCATTGGGCGCAGCTAACGGTAATTTCTATGGTATCGAAGCTGGTTTTGATGCATTTGGTGCTGACTTCAATGTAGGTTATATCGGATATGGTAAAAAAGGTAAATTATCTGTAAGCTCTATTGAAGACCAAGGTCAATTAATGACAGCTGGTGAAGTTGCAATGGATTATAAAAATACTAAATATACAGCTAGTGTAGGTAAAAAAGATTTCGTATTCGGAACACTTGGCTATACTTATGCTGATGTAAGATTTGGTGTAGATTTAGTTTATGGTACAAATAATAATGATAAAGATGTTAAAGAAAAATATTTTGAAGTTGTTCCAAGATTATCATATAAATATAGTGATAAGTTAAGTTTCTCATCATTCTATTCTTATACAACGATCAAAAATTTTGATTGGAAAGATGGTGATAAAGAGAAAGTTAAAAAAATCAGACTTGAAGCAAAATATACATTCTAA
- the rdgB gene encoding RdgB/HAM1 family non-canonical purine NTP pyrophosphatase, with translation MKIIIASSNIGKLNEFKELLKDHELFLASEFIKDFNPIENGNSFKQNAKIKATYLWNNLNNELKKDYTVLSDDSGLCVEALNNAPGIYSARYGNNYEGDFENKDARNRAKLKHELQNLGLNSSKAAFVCVLCLIKNNEFYFSKGVCDGKIICDEYGDNGFGFDCMFIPDNYDKTFAQFSESEKNQISHRALALKNMSIL, from the coding sequence ATGAAAATAATAATCGCTAGTTCAAACATTGGTAAATTAAATGAATTTAAAGAATTACTAAAAGACCATGAATTATTTTTAGCAAGTGAATTTATAAAAGATTTTAATCCGATTGAAAATGGCAATAGTTTTAAACAAAATGCGAAAATAAAAGCAACATATTTATGGAATAACCTAAACAACGAATTAAAAAAAGATTATACTGTATTGTCCGATGATAGTGGTCTTTGTGTAGAGGCATTAAATAACGCACCTGGTATTTATTCTGCTAGATATGGTAATAATTATGAAGGTGATTTTGAAAATAAAGATGCTAGAAATAGAGCAAAATTAAAACATGAATTACAAAATTTAGGACTAAATTCAAGCAAGGCTGCCTTTGTTTGTGTTCTTTGTCTTATAAAAAATAATGAATTTTATTTTTCTAAAGGCGTTTGTGATGGCAAAATAATATGCGATGAATATGGTGATAACGGATTTGGATTTGATTGTATGTTTATCCCTGACAATTATGATAAAACTTTTGCACAATTTAGTGAAAGTGAAAAAAATCAAATAAGCCATAGGGCATTAGCATTAAAAAATATGAGTATTTTATAA
- a CDS encoding heavy metal translocating P-type ATPase yields the protein MQKLQCKNNCKVIHHSKNRLRIRLNTLNNLSDNHLLVSEFNLNFSGVFVSVNNASKSLVFTSSKEIDNNLAQKILDFFSTYEIKQLKKAKETPSKAMIYSSILALANSYKTSPIYDGFVSSATALPLLKEGTLELIENGLTSKVLEAAAVGVSLYRKDYKAANSTNLMLNIGEYIEESVVAKSDDLIKELAKPQITHAWVEVNQELVKKSAKDLVVGDIVVVSQGDNIAVDGYIVDGIASINQVSMTGEAQAVTKSRGDRVLSGTVVVEGRIKIWAESVGENTSTAKILHYMKDCLEEKSKIGQKAYKLADSLVPVTLGLAGLAYLYKGSAAMASVLQADYSCALKLATPVAFKSAISYAGRRQILLKGSTALENLSSVDTFVFDKTGTLTYGDLKVESVHVFSPKYDEKSLLNLSASAEEHYFHPVAEAIVKAAKEREFSHINHGEVEFIVAHGVKTSIDNEEVIIGSRHFLEDDEGVDFSRANANIKELLAKGLTLLYVAKSKELLGVIAMKDEIRSNVKEILTKLKQNGVKELVMLTGDIESRALEVAKELGIDKVYAELLPQDKANILASLKAQGKKVAFIGDGINDAPSLVQADVGISMQKGADLAKASADIGLLRDDFACILEAKVIANETMKKIDKNFSTTVWVNSFILGAATLGLLSPAATAFAHNGTTIGLLASAVKHKRLFN from the coding sequence ATGCAAAAGCTTCAATGCAAGAATAATTGTAAGGTTATTCATCACTCTAAAAATCGTCTTAGAATTAGGCTAAATACGCTTAATAATCTAAGCGATAATCATTTATTAGTAAGTGAGTTTAATCTTAATTTTTCTGGTGTTTTTGTAAGTGTTAATAATGCTTCAAAAAGCTTAGTTTTTACAAGTTCAAAAGAAATTGATAATAATTTAGCTCAAAAAATATTAGATTTTTTTAGCACTTATGAAATTAAGCAATTAAAAAAAGCAAAAGAAACTCCAAGTAAGGCTATGATTTATTCATCTATTTTAGCTTTAGCAAATAGCTATAAAACAAGCCCTATTTATGATGGTTTTGTTTCTAGCGCAACTGCATTGCCTTTATTAAAAGAAGGAACTTTAGAACTTATTGAAAATGGCTTAACTTCAAAAGTATTAGAAGCAGCAGCAGTAGGAGTTTCTTTATATAGAAAAGATTATAAGGCAGCAAATAGCACTAATTTAATGCTAAATATTGGCGAATATATTGAAGAAAGCGTAGTGGCAAAAAGTGATGATTTGATAAAAGAACTAGCAAAACCACAAATAACTCACGCTTGGGTAGAAGTTAATCAAGAGCTTGTTAAAAAAAGTGCGAAAGATTTGGTAGTAGGGGATATTGTAGTGGTATCTCAAGGAGATAATATAGCAGTTGATGGTTATATTGTTGATGGGATTGCTAGTATTAATCAAGTTTCTATGACAGGAGAAGCCCAAGCAGTTACTAAAAGTCGTGGAGATAGGGTTTTAAGTGGAACCGTGGTAGTTGAAGGTCGTATTAAAATATGGGCTGAAAGTGTTGGAGAAAATACGTCAACGGCTAAGATTTTACATTATATGAAAGATTGCTTAGAAGAAAAATCAAAAATAGGGCAAAAAGCTTATAAATTAGCAGATAGTTTAGTGCCTGTTACTTTAGGACTTGCTGGACTTGCATATTTATATAAAGGAAGTGCAGCGATGGCTAGTGTGCTTCAGGCTGATTATTCTTGTGCTTTAAAACTAGCAACTCCTGTGGCATTTAAAAGTGCTATTTCTTATGCAGGAAGAAGACAGATATTGCTTAAAGGTAGCACTGCTTTAGAGAATTTAAGCTCGGTTGATACTTTTGTATTTGATAAAACAGGTACATTAACTTATGGAGATTTAAAAGTTGAAAGCGTTCATGTGTTTAGCCCAAAATATGATGAAAAATCATTGTTAAATTTAAGTGCAAGTGCTGAAGAGCATTATTTTCACCCTGTTGCAGAAGCTATAGTAAAGGCTGCTAAAGAGCGTGAATTTTCTCATATTAATCACGGAGAAGTGGAATTTATAGTAGCACACGGCGTTAAAACTAGTATTGATAATGAAGAAGTAATAATTGGCTCAAGGCACTTTTTAGAAGATGATGAAGGTGTTGATTTTTCTAGGGCTAATGCAAATATTAAAGAACTTTTAGCTAAAGGACTAACTCTTTTATATGTAGCAAAATCTAAAGAATTATTAGGTGTAATTGCTATGAAAGATGAAATTAGAAGTAATGTTAAAGAAATTTTAACAAAGCTTAAGCAAAACGGCGTAAAAGAATTAGTAATGCTAACAGGCGATATTGAAAGTAGGGCTTTAGAAGTTGCAAAAGAACTTGGGATTGATAAGGTTTATGCAGAGCTTTTACCACAAGATAAAGCAAATATTTTAGCTAGTTTAAAAGCTCAAGGCAAAAAAGTAGCCTTTATAGGCGATGGTATAAATGACGCTCCGTCGTTAGTCCAAGCTGATGTTGGAATTTCTATGCAAAAAGGTGCTGATTTAGCAAAAGCTAGTGCTGATATTGGATTACTAAGAGATGATTTTGCTTGTATTTTAGAAGCAAAAGTTATAGCTAATGAAACTATGAAAAAAATTGATAAAAACTTTAGCACAACGGTATGGGTTAATTCATTCATATTAGGTGCTGCAACACTTGGTTTATTAAGCCCGGCAGCTACTGCATTTGCTCATAATGGCACAACTATTGGCTTATTAGCAAGTGCTGTAAAACATAAAAGATTATTTAATTAG
- a CDS encoding c-type cytochrome, giving the protein MKKILIFLAFTSMAFSIDMDALLNYNINSENVDEKLGETLYIKTYKCAACHGAKGEKASGTFSALDSKTASYLKSSLLKYQNDRDYGGKTRFVMQRYAKRLSHAEMDNIIAYIKGSDNLELPNSKNAEPAKKTQDGLFIE; this is encoded by the coding sequence ATGAAAAAAATATTAATTTTTTTGGCATTTACAAGTATGGCTTTTAGCATTGATATGGATGCTTTGTTAAATTATAATATTAATAGCGAGAATGTTGATGAAAAATTGGGCGAAACTTTATATATTAAAACATACAAATGTGCCGCATGTCATGGTGCTAAAGGCGAGAAAGCCAGTGGAACTTTTAGTGCTTTAGATAGTAAAACAGCCTCTTATTTAAAATCATCTTTATTAAAGTATCAAAATGATAGAGATTACGGTGGTAAGACAAGATTTGTAATGCAAAGATATGCAAAAAGATTATCTCATGCAGAAATGGATAATATAATAGCGTATATAAAAGGTAGTGATAATTTAGAATTGCCAAATAGTAAAAATGCTGAACCTGCTAAAAAAACTCAAGATGGTTTATTTATAGAATAA
- a CDS encoding peroxiredoxin, with the protein MLVTKKAPDFTAPAVLGNNTIDNNFNLYKNMGKKGTVVFFYPKDFTFVCPSEIIAFDKRFKDFQDRGINVIGISGDNEFCHFAWKNTPVNQGGIGNVQFPLVADLTKEIARGFDVLFDEAVALRGSFLLDADGTVRHAVINDLPLGRDVDEMIRVVDAMLFTNEHGEVCPAGWHKGEKGMKADPKGVADYLANNSDKL; encoded by the coding sequence ATGTTAGTTACAAAAAAAGCACCAGATTTTACAGCTCCAGCTGTATTAGGAAACAATACAATAGATAACAATTTTAATCTATACAAAAATATGGGTAAAAAAGGAACAGTAGTATTCTTTTATCCAAAAGATTTTACATTCGTATGTCCAAGTGAAATTATCGCATTTGATAAAAGATTTAAAGATTTCCAAGATAGAGGAATTAATGTAATCGGAATTAGTGGCGATAATGAATTCTGCCATTTTGCTTGGAAAAACACTCCAGTAAATCAAGGCGGTATTGGCAATGTTCAATTTCCATTAGTAGCAGACCTTACAAAAGAAATCGCTCGTGGTTTTGATGTATTATTTGATGAAGCAGTAGCTTTAAGAGGTTCATTCTTATTAGACGCTGATGGAACAGTTCGCCACGCGGTAATTAATGACCTACCACTAGGAAGAGATGTTGATGAAATGATTAGAGTGGTTGATGCGATGCTATTTACAAATGAGCATGGTGAAGTATGTCCAGCTGGCTGGCATAAAGGCGAAAAAGGTATGAAAGCTGATCCAAAAGGTGTTGCTGATTACCTAGCTAATAATAGCGATAAACTATAA
- a CDS encoding MFS transporter, producing the protein MNKNTLILSFIISSRFFGLFIVLPVISLYSNELIGSNSVLIGLIVGIYAIFQMIFSVPFGAMSDKIGRKKTMFLGLIIFIIGCFICANATHIYTMLVGRSLQGIGAIGGVATAMIADLTSEKDRAKAMAIMGASIGMSFVVAIIFGSVISSFFGLGALFYISAFLSVLCIVLLGILPKEKNIQKLEKIPFKEAFLSSNLNKLYLTCFLQKLLSSSAFMIIPLSFVNIFNKSKDDLWIVYSVAMVFGFLAMGFGGVVGESKGKSKFILLLGVILFCLSYLVFISENYYLFLLAVILYFIAFCLLEPIMQSSISKICKARQKGLALSFANSCGYFGSFMGAVLCGIFMHANLHDEFLIMIAVVCVLWFIILRTIDNPNDFKVIKVSKSCDLNILKNNIYVIDISEKNGEIFVKYNSKKISDKELLNLQ; encoded by the coding sequence ATGAATAAAAATACTTTAATTCTTAGTTTTATTATTTCATCAAGGTTTTTTGGTCTTTTTATAGTTTTACCAGTTATTAGTTTATATTCTAATGAATTAATAGGTTCAAATAGCGTATTAATAGGACTTATTGTTGGAATTTATGCAATTTTTCAAATGATTTTTTCAGTTCCATTTGGGGCTATGAGTGATAAAATTGGTAGAAAAAAAACTATGTTTTTAGGATTGATAATTTTTATAATTGGATGTTTTATTTGTGCTAATGCTACTCATATTTATACTATGTTAGTCGGGAGGTCTTTGCAAGGAATTGGTGCTATAGGTGGCGTAGCAACTGCTATGATAGCTGATTTGACAAGCGAAAAAGATAGAGCTAAAGCTATGGCTATAATGGGGGCTAGTATAGGTATGAGTTTTGTTGTAGCTATTATTTTTGGTTCTGTTATATCTAGTTTTTTTGGACTTGGAGCTTTATTTTATATAAGTGCGTTTTTGAGTGTTTTGTGTATAGTTTTATTAGGAATTTTACCTAAAGAAAAAAATATACAAAAATTAGAAAAAATACCTTTTAAAGAAGCATTTTTGAGTTCAAATTTAAACAAACTTTATCTTACTTGTTTTTTGCAAAAATTATTAAGCTCTAGTGCTTTTATGATAATCCCATTATCTTTTGTTAATATATTTAATAAAAGTAAGGATGATTTGTGGATTGTTTATAGTGTAGCTATGGTTTTTGGATTTTTAGCAATGGGATTTGGTGGAGTTGTAGGAGAATCTAAAGGTAAAAGTAAATTTATATTATTGTTAGGAGTTATTTTATTTTGTCTTAGTTATTTAGTGTTTATAAGCGAAAATTATTATCTTTTTTTATTAGCAGTGATTTTATATTTTATAGCATTTTGTCTTCTTGAGCCGATTATGCAAAGTTCTATTTCAAAAATTTGTAAAGCTAGACAAAAAGGACTTGCATTAAGTTTTGCTAATTCTTGTGGATATTTTGGCTCTTTTATGGGGGCAGTTTTGTGTGGTATTTTCATGCATGCAAATTTACATGATGAATTTTTAATAATGATTGCTGTGGTATGTGTTTTATGGTTTATTATTTTAAGAACTATTGATAACCCTAATGATTTTAAGGTTATTAAAGTTAGTAAGTCTTGTGATTTAAATATTTTAAAAAATAATATTTATGTAATTGATATTAGTGAAAAAAATGGTGAAATTTTCGTTAAATATAACAGCAAAAAAATTAGCGATAAAGAATTATTAAATTTACAATAA
- a CDS encoding aminoacetone oxidase family FAD-binding enzyme, translating into MGAGASGLFCASKLKSKNIIILEQNESIAKKLLISGGGKCNITNENINKEHYLCDNYDILDDTLNEFNYLDCLNEFNEISFKKIRNKQFFAPSSKLILDKILKNIKAKIYLNTKVLSVTKEIDKFVIDTNKGKFNAKKLIVASGGISFANLGVSDIALKIAKDFGIKHYPFLPALVPFTLQKDEFFMKNLSGISIDCSLNIGNKNFKGSLLFTHKSISGPVVLSSSLYWEKGKIIANFLNNFNINFNENKQASSVLPLPKSFVKEFLKANNLDDKAMKNYNDIEKNIIKKLNHYDFSPAGNLGFNKAEVCKGGISLMELNKNYESRLQNGLFFIGECVNVTGELGGFNIHFAFASAMKVAKYLNNFKD; encoded by the coding sequence ATAGGCGCAGGGGCTAGTGGGCTTTTTTGTGCTAGTAAATTAAAATCAAAAAATATAATTATTTTAGAGCAAAATGAAAGTATTGCTAAAAAGCTTTTAATAAGTGGTGGTGGCAAGTGTAATATAACTAATGAAAATATAAATAAAGAGCATTACTTATGTGATAATTACGATATTTTAGATGATACATTAAATGAATTTAATTATTTAGATTGTCTTAATGAATTTAATGAAATTTCGTTTAAAAAAATAAGAAACAAGCAATTTTTTGCTCCTAGTTCAAAATTAATTTTAGATAAAATATTAAAAAATATTAAAGCAAAAATTTATTTAAATACTAAGGTTTTAAGCGTTACAAAAGAAATTGATAAATTTGTAATTGATACAAATAAGGGTAAATTTAATGCTAAAAAATTAATCGTAGCTAGTGGTGGTATTAGTTTTGCTAATCTTGGTGTTAGTGATATAGCGTTAAAAATTGCTAAAGATTTTGGCATAAAACACTATCCTTTTTTACCAGCTTTAGTGCCTTTTACCTTACAAAAAGATGAATTTTTTATGAAAAATTTAAGTGGTATTAGTATTGATTGCAGTTTAAATATAGGTAATAAAAATTTTAAAGGTTCTTTATTATTTACGCATAAAAGTATAAGCGGACCTGTAGTGCTTAGCTCGTCGCTTTATTGGGAAAAAGGTAAAATCATAGCTAATTTTTTAAATAATTTTAATATAAATTTTAATGAAAATAAACAGGCTAGTTCGGTATTGCCATTGCCTAAATCTTTTGTAAAGGAATTTTTAAAAGCAAATAATTTAGACGATAAGGCTATGAAAAATTATAATGATATTGAAAAAAATATTATAAAAAAATTAAATCATTATGATTTTAGTCCAGCTGGCAATTTAGGGTTTAATAAAGCTGAAGTTTGTAAAGGTGGGATTAGTTTGATGGAATTAAATAAAAACTATGAAAGTAGGTTGCAAAATGGGCTATTTTTTATAGGAGAGTGTGTGAATGTAACTGGTGAGCTTGGTGGTTTTAATATTCATTTTGCATTTGCTAGTGCTATGAAAGTAGCTAAATATTTGAATAATTTTAAAGATTAG
- a CDS encoding MetQ/NlpA family ABC transporter substrate-binding protein, which translates to MKKLLFILGICSVFFANDNVIKIGVTPYPTAMILENVKDIVESEGYKLEIIEFDNYIVPNYALNDGELDANFTQSKPFIDIFNKERGTNLVGVGKIFVSPMGAYSNKLKNIKDLQKGAIIYIPSDSISCDRALELLTKYDIIGFSKDFKGDLKSVLDISYNPLNLTIKEVEAPQLTRTLSEGDLSVINTNYALVAGLNPIKNALIHEDINSKFINVLAVRSGDEKSPKTKALLKAMQSEKMREFLNTNFKDVLLPSF; encoded by the coding sequence ATGAAAAAGTTATTATTTATTTTAGGTATTTGTAGTGTATTTTTTGCAAATGATAATGTTATAAAAATCGGTGTAACGCCTTATCCAACAGCTATGATTTTAGAAAACGTCAAAGATATAGTTGAAAGTGAAGGTTACAAATTAGAAATAATTGAATTTGACAATTATATAGTGCCAAATTACGCTCTAAACGATGGTGAGTTAGATGCAAATTTCACACAAAGTAAGCCATTTATTGATATTTTTAATAAAGAGCGTGGGACAAATTTAGTAGGAGTTGGAAAAATTTTTGTATCCCCTATGGGTGCTTATTCTAATAAATTAAAAAATATTAAAGATTTGCAAAAAGGAGCAATTATTTATATTCCAAGTGATTCTATTAGCTGTGATAGAGCATTAGAACTACTCACAAAATATGACATTATAGGATTTAGCAAAGATTTTAAAGGAGATTTAAAATCAGTGCTTGATATAAGCTATAATCCTTTAAATTTAACTATAAAAGAAGTAGAAGCACCTCAACTTACTAGAACATTAAGTGAAGGTGATTTAAGCGTTATTAATACAAATTATGCCTTAGTAGCTGGACTTAACCCTATTAAAAACGCATTAATACACGAAGATATAAATTCTAAATTTATAAATGTCTTAGCTGTAAGAAGTGGCGATGAAAAATCACCTAAAACCAAAGCACTTTTAAAAGCAATGCAAAGCGAAAAAATGAGAGAATTTTTAAATACTAACTTCAAAGATGTTTTACTTCCTAGCTTTTAA
- a CDS encoding class I SAM-dependent methyltransferase, which yields MLKTNNLSKISFKDLYIEQKLVSDFKSKTPSEWDKKANSFNDFKKHEEYVKQFLNFVDFSECDSLLDFACGTGFLSMNVPIKNLILCDFSHAMLEIAKKNCPNAKILQGSFDDIKNIKTDLVFASRCLDVSDLSNALQILLNSTKRRLYFSYKIDNSYIDERIIQELDLDIHPTPNFIYAANILYELGYFFTINKISIENKSYFKDYESFKNSVEFSYKTLSEEQNLKLKKLYNENKNLNKNKLEWAIFCVEK from the coding sequence ATGTTAAAAACAAATAATTTATCTAAAATCTCATTTAAAGATTTGTATATAGAACAAAAATTAGTAAGTGATTTTAAAAGCAAAACTCCTAGTGAATGGGATAAAAAAGCTAATAGTTTTAATGATTTTAAAAAACACGAAGAATATGTAAAACAATTTTTAAATTTTGTTGATTTTAGTGAGTGTGATTCTTTATTAGATTTTGCGTGTGGGACCGGATTTTTGTCTATGAATGTGCCGATTAAAAATTTAATTTTATGCGATTTTTCTCATGCTATGTTAGAAATTGCTAAGAAAAATTGTCCTAATGCAAAAATACTTCAAGGTTCATTTGATGATATAAAAAATATAAAAACTGATTTAGTATTTGCAAGTCGTTGCCTTGATGTAAGTGATTTATCAAATGCTTTACAAATTTTATTAAATAGCACTAAAAGAAGACTATATTTTAGCTATAAAATTGATAATTCTTACATAGATGAAAGAATAATACAAGAATTAGATTTAGATATACACCCGACGCCGAATTTCATTTATGCAGCGAATATTTTATATGAACTTGGATATTTTTTTACTATAAATAAAATTTCCATTGAAAATAAAAGCTATTTTAAAGATTACGAAAGCTTTAAAAATAGCGTGGAATTTTCATATAAAACTCTAAGCGAAGAACAAAATTTAAAACTAAAAAAACTTTATAATGAAAATAAAAATTTAAATAAAAATAAATTAGAATGGGCTATTTTTTGTGTTGAAAAATAA